Proteins from a single region of Gemmatirosa kalamazoonensis:
- a CDS encoding DinB family protein — protein sequence MLHRELGAVRRSVEAYPDEASLWQVPAGLPNAGGTLVLHIAGNLQHYIGAVLGNSGYVRDRDAEFSRRDVPRAELLAEIDAATEAVDRTLAALPNDWLDAVYPERVAGHDVLTRDYIIHLASHLAYHLGQLDYHRRAITGDRRGIGALAPAELPDPEAAR from the coding sequence GTGCTCCATCGCGAGCTCGGCGCCGTGCGCCGCTCGGTGGAGGCGTACCCCGACGAGGCGAGCCTGTGGCAGGTTCCCGCGGGGCTGCCGAACGCCGGCGGCACGCTCGTGCTCCACATCGCCGGCAACCTGCAGCACTACATCGGCGCGGTCCTCGGCAACTCGGGCTACGTGCGCGACCGCGACGCCGAGTTCTCGCGCCGCGACGTGCCGCGCGCCGAGCTGCTGGCCGAGATCGACGCCGCCACCGAGGCGGTGGATCGCACGCTCGCCGCGCTGCCGAACGACTGGCTCGACGCCGTGTACCCGGAGCGCGTCGCGGGGCACGACGTGCTCACGCGCGACTACATCATCCACCTCGCGTCGCACCTCGCCTACCATCTCGGCCAGCTCGACTACCACCGCCGCGCCATCACCGGCGACCGCCGCGGCATCGGCGCGCTCGCGCCGGCCGAGCTGCCGGATCCGGAGGCGGCACGGTAG
- a CDS encoding alpha-amylase family protein has translation MIEDLWYKNAVIYSLSLEAFMDGNGDGCGDFEGLTRRLDYLESLGVSALWLGPFQPSPWRDNGYDISDFYGVDPRFGSSGDFVEFMQHAHGRGIRVLIDLVVNHTSDRHQWFQEARRDPASKHRSWYVWSKTRPKNWNKGMVFPGVQTSTWTKDAEAGAYYYHRFYDFQPDLNMDDPDVRTEVRRIMGYWLQLGVSGFRVDAVPFVIEGSPGPSGRTPPLHFEYLAQMRSFLEWRTAGAIMLGEANVLPPENKKYFGAHGDGIHMMFNFFVNQHLFYALASGDARPLAKALLATKALPPSAQWAHFLRNHDELDLGRLTDEQRAKVMERFGPTPEMQLYDRGIRRRLASMVGERSQLELAYSVLFALPGTPVLRYGDEIGMGEDLKLKERDAVRTPMQWSAEAHGGFSTAERCVKPVLSDGPYGFRHLNVESQRRDPNSMLNWTVRMIRLRKECPEIGWGTWRVLPTRAPEVLALCYSWRGNTVVTVHNFSGGPREVRFSLDGVEGGDRLSNLMVNDEQHADAGGVHRVALEAFGYKWYRAGGLGYALKARRDSGAGVAW, from the coding sequence ATGATCGAGGACCTCTGGTACAAGAACGCCGTCATCTACAGCCTCTCGCTCGAGGCGTTCATGGACGGCAACGGCGACGGCTGCGGCGACTTCGAGGGGCTCACCCGCCGCCTCGACTATCTCGAGTCGCTCGGCGTCAGCGCGCTGTGGCTCGGCCCGTTCCAGCCGTCGCCGTGGCGCGACAACGGCTACGACATCAGCGACTTCTACGGCGTCGATCCGCGCTTCGGCTCGAGCGGCGACTTCGTGGAGTTCATGCAGCACGCGCACGGCCGCGGCATCCGCGTGCTCATCGATCTCGTCGTGAACCACACGTCGGATCGACACCAGTGGTTCCAGGAGGCGCGCCGGGATCCCGCGTCGAAGCACCGGAGCTGGTACGTGTGGTCGAAGACGCGGCCGAAGAACTGGAACAAGGGGATGGTGTTCCCCGGCGTGCAGACCAGCACGTGGACGAAGGACGCGGAGGCGGGTGCGTACTACTACCACCGCTTCTACGACTTCCAGCCGGACCTGAACATGGACGACCCCGACGTGCGCACGGAGGTGCGGCGCATCATGGGGTACTGGCTGCAGCTCGGCGTCTCCGGCTTCCGGGTGGACGCGGTGCCGTTCGTGATCGAGGGATCGCCGGGCCCGTCGGGGCGTACGCCGCCGCTGCACTTCGAGTATCTCGCGCAGATGCGCTCGTTCCTCGAGTGGCGCACCGCGGGCGCGATCATGCTCGGCGAGGCGAACGTGCTGCCGCCGGAGAACAAGAAGTACTTCGGGGCGCACGGCGACGGCATCCACATGATGTTCAACTTCTTCGTCAACCAGCACCTGTTCTACGCGCTCGCGTCGGGGGACGCGCGGCCGCTGGCGAAGGCGCTGCTGGCGACGAAGGCGCTGCCGCCGAGCGCGCAGTGGGCGCATTTCCTCCGCAACCACGACGAGCTGGACCTCGGCCGCCTAACGGACGAGCAGCGCGCGAAGGTCATGGAGCGGTTCGGGCCGACGCCGGAGATGCAGTTGTACGATCGCGGCATCCGCCGCCGGCTCGCGTCGATGGTGGGCGAGCGGAGCCAGCTCGAGCTCGCGTACAGCGTGCTGTTCGCGCTGCCCGGCACGCCGGTGCTGCGCTACGGCGACGAGATCGGCATGGGCGAGGACCTGAAGCTGAAGGAGCGCGACGCCGTGCGCACGCCGATGCAGTGGTCGGCCGAGGCGCACGGCGGCTTCTCGACGGCGGAGCGGTGCGTGAAGCCGGTGCTGTCCGACGGCCCGTACGGCTTCCGCCACCTGAACGTCGAGTCGCAGCGGCGCGACCCGAACTCGATGCTGAACTGGACCGTGCGCATGATCCGCCTGCGCAAGGAGTGTCCCGAGATCGGCTGGGGCACGTGGCGCGTGCTGCCGACGCGCGCGCCGGAGGTGCTCGCGCTCTGCTACTCGTGGCGCGGCAACACCGTCGTCACGGTGCACAACTTCAGCGGCGGCCCGCGCGAGGTGCGCTTCTCGCTCGACGGCGTGGAGGGCGGCGACCGGCTGTCGAACCTCATGGTGAACGACGAGCAGCACGCCGACGCGGGCGGCGTGCACCGCGTGGCGCTGGAGGCGTTCGGGTACAAGTGGTACCGCGCGGGAGGGCTCGGCTACGCGCTGAAGGCGCGGCGGGACAGTGGGGCGGGCGTGGCGTGGTGA
- a CDS encoding alginate lyase family protein, producing the protein MRRLLYVALGALLASSAGAQPAITRAELERIERPRVLAAAQRWLDEPPVTITAYRAARSAGGVHDFYSEGDYWWPDPAHPDGPYVRRDGETNPDNFVAHRDAMRRLSQIVPALVAAYELTRDARYANRAAEHLRAWFVAESTRMNPNLLYGQAIKGVATGRGIGIIDTIHLVEVAQAVRELERLGAIDAATLDGTKAWFRDYLTWITTHPYGIAERDNGNNHSAAWALQVAEFARLVGDSARVDEARRLFETKLIPDQMAPDGSFPKELARTKPYGYSLFQLDVMGTLAEVLGPAEWTFTTPDGRGMRKALAYMAPYIEDKQIWPKPPDVQYHDQWPVRQPSLLFGGRALAEPRYVALWRTLDPDPNVDEIVRNYPIRQPLLWVH; encoded by the coding sequence ATGCGGCGACTGCTGTACGTGGCGCTCGGCGCGCTGCTCGCGTCGAGCGCCGGCGCGCAGCCCGCCATCACCCGCGCGGAGCTCGAGCGCATCGAGCGGCCGCGCGTGCTCGCGGCGGCGCAGCGCTGGCTCGACGAGCCGCCCGTCACGATCACCGCCTACCGCGCGGCACGGAGCGCGGGCGGGGTGCACGACTTCTACTCCGAGGGCGACTACTGGTGGCCCGACCCGGCGCATCCCGACGGGCCGTACGTCCGCCGCGACGGCGAGACGAACCCCGACAACTTCGTCGCCCACCGCGACGCGATGCGCCGCCTGAGCCAGATCGTGCCCGCGCTCGTCGCCGCGTACGAGCTGACGCGCGACGCGCGATACGCCAACCGCGCCGCCGAGCACCTGCGCGCGTGGTTCGTGGCCGAGAGCACGCGCATGAACCCGAACCTGCTCTACGGCCAGGCGATCAAGGGCGTCGCGACGGGGCGCGGCATCGGCATCATCGACACGATCCACCTGGTCGAGGTGGCGCAGGCGGTCCGCGAGCTGGAACGGTTAGGCGCGATCGACGCCGCGACGCTCGACGGCACGAAGGCGTGGTTCCGCGACTACCTGACGTGGATCACCACGCACCCGTACGGCATCGCGGAGCGCGACAACGGCAACAACCACAGTGCCGCGTGGGCGCTGCAGGTAGCGGAGTTCGCGCGGCTCGTCGGCGACTCGGCGCGCGTGGACGAAGCGCGTCGGCTGTTCGAGACGAAGCTGATCCCCGACCAGATGGCCCCCGACGGATCGTTCCCGAAGGAGCTCGCGCGCACGAAGCCGTACGGCTACTCGCTGTTCCAGCTCGACGTGATGGGAACGCTCGCCGAGGTGCTCGGCCCCGCCGAGTGGACGTTCACGACGCCCGACGGGCGCGGGATGCGGAAGGCGCTCGCGTACATGGCGCCGTACATCGAGGACAAGCAGATCTGGCCGAAGCCGCCCGACGTGCAGTACCACGATCAGTGGCCGGTGCGGCAGCCGTCGCTCCTGTTCGGCGGCCGCGCGCTCGCCGAGCCGCGCTACGTCGCACTCTGGCGCACGCTCGATCCGGATCCCAACGTGGACGAGATCGTGCGGAACTACCCGATCAGGCAGCCGTTGCTCTGGGTGCACTGA
- the sthA gene encoding Si-specific NAD(P)(+) transhydrogenase has translation MDTYDYDLAVIGSGPAGQKGAIAAAKLGKHVVIVDRQEMTGGVCLQTGTIPSKTVREAILYLSGFRQRTFYGKDYVVSERISARDLAHRVQAVVGRELEVIRNQLRRNGVATLPGTVRFVDPHTLEVTSATNTTTRLTAEHVLIACGTRAARSPDIPLDGVRIFDADQLPNVPELPRDLIVVGAGVIGLEYASMLTALDIKVTIIDQRPTLLDFVDRELIEGLCYHMRRRGATLRLGETVASVGIDARGRVEAVLESGKRVHGHALLYAVGRQANSDLLDLGAAGLQADSRGRIVVNECFQTAVPHIYAAGDVIGFPSLAASSAEQGRLASAHMFGAPRKPVAPELLPYGIYSVPEISMVGRTEQQLTDARIPYEVGVAKYEELAKGQILGDETGMLKLLFDPDSLLLLGAHAIGEGATELIHIGQAVLALGGTIEYFRDTVFNYPTLAEAYKVAALAGINRL, from the coding sequence ATGGACACGTACGACTACGACCTCGCGGTGATCGGCAGCGGCCCGGCGGGACAGAAGGGGGCCATCGCCGCGGCGAAGCTCGGCAAGCACGTCGTCATCGTCGACCGACAGGAGATGACGGGCGGCGTGTGCCTGCAGACGGGCACCATCCCCAGCAAGACCGTGCGCGAGGCGATCCTCTATCTCAGCGGCTTCCGCCAGCGCACGTTCTACGGCAAGGACTACGTCGTCAGCGAGCGGATCTCGGCGCGCGATCTCGCGCACCGCGTGCAGGCCGTGGTCGGGCGCGAGCTGGAGGTCATCCGCAACCAGCTCCGGCGCAACGGCGTCGCGACGCTTCCCGGCACCGTACGCTTCGTCGACCCGCACACGCTCGAGGTCACGTCGGCGACGAACACGACGACGCGCCTCACCGCGGAGCACGTGCTCATCGCGTGCGGCACGCGCGCCGCGCGCAGCCCCGACATCCCGCTCGACGGCGTGCGCATCTTCGACGCCGACCAGCTCCCGAACGTGCCCGAGCTGCCGCGCGACCTCATCGTCGTCGGCGCGGGCGTGATCGGACTGGAGTACGCGTCGATGCTCACGGCGCTCGACATCAAGGTCACGATCATCGACCAGCGTCCGACGCTGCTCGACTTCGTGGACCGCGAGCTGATCGAGGGGCTGTGCTATCACATGCGGCGGCGCGGCGCCACGCTGCGGCTCGGCGAGACCGTCGCATCGGTGGGGATCGACGCGCGCGGGCGCGTAGAGGCGGTGCTGGAGAGCGGCAAGCGCGTGCACGGCCACGCGCTGCTCTATGCCGTGGGCCGTCAGGCGAACAGCGACCTGCTCGACCTCGGCGCCGCGGGGCTCCAGGCCGACTCGCGCGGACGCATCGTCGTCAACGAGTGCTTCCAGACGGCGGTGCCGCACATCTACGCGGCGGGCGACGTCATCGGCTTCCCGTCGCTCGCCGCGTCGAGCGCGGAGCAGGGCCGGCTGGCGAGCGCGCACATGTTCGGCGCGCCGCGCAAGCCGGTCGCGCCGGAGCTGCTGCCGTACGGCATCTACTCGGTGCCCGAGATCTCGATGGTGGGGCGCACCGAGCAGCAGCTCACCGACGCGCGCATCCCCTACGAGGTCGGCGTCGCGAAGTACGAGGAGCTCGCGAAGGGGCAGATCCTCGGCGACGAGACGGGGATGCTGAAGCTGCTGTTCGACCCCGACTCGCTCCTGCTGTTAGGCGCACACGCGATCGGCGAGGGCGCGACGGAGCTGATCCACATCGGCCAGGCGGTGCTCGCGCTCGGCGGCACGATCGAGTACTTCCGCGACACGGTGTTCAACTACCCGACGCTCGCCGAGGCGTACAAGGTCGCGGCGCTGGCCGGCATCAACCGGCTGTGA
- a CDS encoding SPFH domain-containing protein: MGLGSFFRKQFIDVIQWTEDEQGVLSYRYPMADMEIQNGAQLTVRESQVAVFVNEGRVADVFGPGRYTLNTSTLPLLTNLMNWDKLFQSPFKSDVYFFSTRVQTAQRWGTQNPVTVRDKDFGMVRLRAFGMYSWNVENPVTLMQQVSGTREIYRAADLEPHLRNLVVSRMSEAFAGSGTPFLDMAANTGVAAEAIAAKLRPAFAELGLALASFTVENLSLPDELQKRLDERIAMNMVGNLGDYARFQAAQSIPIAAANEGGVAGLGASLGAGAIIGQSMAQAMSGPGTRDSGPGTPQPPVPSPESPVPSADTKFCINCGKSIARAAKFCSECGGKQE; this comes from the coding sequence GTGGGCCTCGGCAGCTTCTTCCGCAAGCAGTTCATCGACGTCATCCAGTGGACCGAGGACGAGCAGGGCGTGCTCTCCTACCGGTATCCGATGGCGGACATGGAGATCCAGAACGGCGCGCAGCTCACCGTGCGCGAGTCGCAGGTCGCCGTGTTCGTGAACGAGGGGCGCGTCGCCGACGTGTTCGGGCCGGGGCGCTACACGCTGAACACGAGCACGCTGCCGCTGCTCACGAACCTCATGAACTGGGACAAGCTGTTCCAGTCGCCGTTCAAGTCCGACGTGTACTTCTTCTCCACGCGCGTGCAGACGGCGCAGCGGTGGGGCACGCAGAACCCGGTCACCGTCCGCGACAAGGACTTCGGGATGGTGCGGCTGCGCGCGTTCGGCATGTACAGCTGGAACGTCGAGAACCCGGTCACGCTCATGCAGCAGGTGAGCGGCACGCGCGAGATCTACCGCGCGGCCGACCTCGAGCCGCACCTGCGCAACCTCGTCGTGTCGCGCATGTCGGAGGCGTTCGCCGGGAGCGGCACGCCGTTCCTCGACATGGCGGCGAACACCGGCGTCGCCGCCGAGGCGATCGCGGCGAAGCTGCGCCCCGCGTTCGCCGAGCTGGGGCTCGCGCTCGCGTCGTTCACGGTGGAGAACCTGTCGCTCCCCGACGAGCTGCAGAAGCGGCTCGACGAGCGCATCGCCATGAACATGGTCGGCAACCTCGGCGACTACGCGCGCTTTCAGGCCGCGCAGTCGATCCCGATCGCGGCGGCGAACGAGGGCGGCGTCGCGGGACTCGGCGCGAGCCTCGGCGCCGGCGCGATCATCGGGCAGTCGATGGCGCAGGCGATGTCGGGACCCGGGACTCGGGACTCGGGACCCGGGACTCCGCAGCCCCCAGTCCCGAGTCCCGAGTCCCCAGTCCCGAGTGCCGACACGAAGTTCTGCATCAACTGCGGAAAGTCGATCGCGCGCGCCGCGAAGTTCTGCTCCGAGTGCGGCGGGAAGCAGGAGTGA
- the speD gene encoding S-adenosylmethionine decarboxylase, producing the protein MSAGEEWVVEAFGCDAARLADPSALGALVDDLVAALALRPVAPALWHAFPAPGGVTGLVLLAESHLALHTFPEHGSICVNLFCCVPRPAWDWTMGLARHLAAADVRVRRLDRRYAPAAVPLGA; encoded by the coding sequence GTGAGCGCCGGCGAGGAATGGGTCGTCGAGGCGTTCGGCTGCGACGCCGCGCGCCTCGCCGACCCGTCCGCGCTCGGCGCGCTCGTCGACGACCTCGTCGCAGCGCTCGCCCTCCGCCCGGTGGCGCCCGCGCTGTGGCACGCGTTCCCCGCGCCGGGCGGCGTGACGGGGCTCGTGCTGCTCGCCGAGTCGCATCTCGCGCTGCACACGTTCCCCGAGCACGGGTCGATCTGCGTGAACCTGTTCTGCTGCGTGCCGCGCCCGGCGTGGGACTGGACGATGGGGCTCGCGCGGCACCTCGCGGCGGCCGACGTGCGCGTGCGCCGCCTCGACCGCCGCTACGCGCCGGCCGCCGTTCCGTTAGGCGCGTGA
- a CDS encoding DUF4178 domain-containing protein, with amino-acid sequence MTGRTATCPNCGAAIVFLWSGAVQTTCAYCRSVLVRHDVELEKVGVAGDVPLDSSPVQRGSAGTWRGHNFTVVGRIVYEYERGGWNEWHLRFDDGRSGWLSDAQLEWAVTELVTPTPELPRDFQFAPGSTLDVAGDRFTVTTVTAARYVTVEGELPFEYWDKGRVNFVDLRTPTARFATIDYSETPPLVFVGEFVEFDALRLQGLREFEGWPLPR; translated from the coding sequence GTGACGGGACGCACCGCCACCTGCCCGAACTGCGGCGCGGCGATCGTCTTCCTCTGGTCCGGCGCGGTCCAGACGACGTGCGCGTACTGCCGCTCGGTGCTCGTGCGCCACGACGTGGAGCTCGAGAAGGTCGGGGTGGCGGGCGACGTGCCGCTCGACAGCTCGCCGGTGCAGCGCGGCTCCGCGGGCACGTGGCGCGGACACAACTTCACCGTCGTCGGGCGCATCGTCTACGAGTACGAGCGCGGCGGCTGGAACGAGTGGCACCTCCGCTTCGACGACGGCCGCAGCGGGTGGCTCTCCGACGCGCAGCTCGAGTGGGCGGTCACCGAGCTCGTGACGCCGACCCCCGAGCTGCCGCGCGACTTCCAGTTCGCCCCCGGCAGCACGCTCGACGTCGCCGGCGACCGGTTCACCGTCACCACCGTGACGGCCGCGCGCTACGTGACGGTGGAGGGCGAGCTGCCGTTCGAGTACTGGGACAAGGGGCGCGTGAACTTCGTCGACCTGCGCACGCCGACGGCGCGCTTCGCGACGATCGACTACAGCGAGACGCCGCCGCTCGTCTTCGTCGGCGAGTTCGTCGAGTTCGACGCGCTCCGGCTGCAGGGGCTGCGGGAGTTCGAGGGATGGCCGCTCCCGCGGTGA
- a CDS encoding DUF4178 domain-containing protein — protein MAAPAVSAGAVRAVSCPSCGAAIELRGLAWTQSVACGHCGAVLDARDPNLRILQRAHERMTVEPLIPLGTRGEWRGAPYEVIGFQQRTISVDGDDYSWREYLLFNPYRGFRYLTEYDGHWNDVVPLLGIPLAYGTGARSSASYGGQSFRLFQTARARTTFIAGEFPWQVRAGDSEEVRDYVAPPRVLSAEGTQHETTWSLGSYVDGPAVWKAFALPGRPPQPLGIYANQPSPYAGGVGSWWRTFGLLALLCLVGLLGRALTARRARVYEGRYELAPPSTFARAVNADSTVTGTPLVTPRFTIPGATGNVVVETDADVSQEWMYLQYTLVDETTGQAWPFGREVAYYSGSDADGTWSEGRRRDRVTLGPVPGGQYVLRVEPIGQPRPGHPITYTLRVTRDVPRVWPFAVVLLALLVPPVVGTYRAASFETRRWAESDAGSKLASVIQDATDT, from the coding sequence ATGGCCGCTCCCGCGGTGAGCGCCGGCGCCGTGCGCGCCGTGAGCTGCCCGAGCTGCGGCGCGGCGATCGAGCTGCGCGGCCTCGCGTGGACGCAGAGCGTCGCGTGCGGGCACTGCGGCGCGGTGCTCGACGCGCGCGACCCGAACCTGCGCATCCTCCAGCGCGCACACGAGCGCATGACGGTCGAGCCGCTCATCCCGTTGGGCACGCGCGGCGAATGGCGCGGCGCGCCGTACGAGGTGATCGGCTTCCAGCAGCGCACCATCAGCGTCGACGGCGACGACTACTCGTGGCGGGAGTACCTGCTGTTCAACCCGTACCGCGGCTTCCGCTACCTCACCGAGTACGACGGGCACTGGAACGACGTCGTGCCGCTCCTCGGCATCCCGCTCGCGTACGGCACGGGCGCGCGTTCGTCGGCGAGCTACGGCGGGCAGTCGTTCCGCCTGTTCCAGACGGCGCGCGCCCGCACGACGTTCATCGCCGGCGAGTTCCCGTGGCAGGTGCGCGCCGGCGACAGCGAGGAGGTGCGCGACTACGTGGCCCCGCCGCGGGTGCTGAGCGCCGAGGGCACGCAGCACGAGACGACGTGGTCGCTCGGCAGCTACGTCGATGGGCCGGCGGTGTGGAAGGCGTTCGCGCTCCCCGGCCGACCGCCGCAGCCGTTAGGCATCTACGCCAACCAGCCGTCGCCGTACGCGGGCGGCGTGGGCTCGTGGTGGCGCACGTTCGGCCTGCTCGCGCTGCTCTGCCTCGTCGGACTGCTCGGCCGCGCGCTGACGGCGCGGCGCGCGCGGGTGTACGAGGGCCGCTACGAGCTCGCGCCGCCGAGCACGTTCGCGCGCGCGGTGAACGCCGACTCGACGGTCACCGGCACGCCGCTCGTCACGCCGCGCTTCACGATCCCCGGCGCCACCGGCAACGTCGTCGTGGAGACCGACGCCGACGTGAGCCAGGAGTGGATGTACCTGCAGTACACGCTCGTCGACGAGACGACGGGGCAGGCGTGGCCGTTCGGCCGCGAGGTCGCGTACTACTCGGGCTCCGACGCCGACGGCACGTGGTCGGAGGGACGTCGGCGCGACCGCGTGACGCTCGGCCCCGTGCCGGGCGGCCAGTACGTGCTGCGCGTCGAGCCGATCGGACAGCCGCGTCCCGGACACCCGATCACGTACACGCTGCGCGTCACGCGCGACGTGCCCCGCGTGTGGCCGTTCGCCGTCGTGCTGCTCGCGCTGCTCGTGCCGCCGGTGGTGGGCACGTACCGCGCGGCGAGCTTCGAGACGCGGCGGTGGGCGGAGAGCGACGCCGGGTCGAAGCTGGCGTCCGTGATCCAGGACGCGACGGACACATGA
- a CDS encoding DUF350 domain-containing protein has translation MTPDLLPNAVAALLFAVLGIVIFVLAFVIIDRLTPGDLWRDLLQERNSALAIVMAGIAIGLSIIIAAAIH, from the coding sequence ATGACTCCCGACCTCCTGCCCAACGCCGTCGCCGCGCTCCTGTTCGCGGTGCTCGGCATCGTGATCTTCGTGCTGGCGTTCGTGATCATCGATCGGCTGACGCCGGGCGATCTGTGGCGCGACCTGCTGCAGGAACGGAACTCGGCGCTCGCGATCGTGATGGCCGGCATCGCGATCGGGCTGTCGATCATCATCGCCGCCGCAATCCATTGA
- a CDS encoding polyamine aminopropyltransferase: MERGAWSVEEPSVAVALFVTVLLIAACGLVYELVAGALASYLLGDSVTQFSTVIGTYLFAMGIGSWLSRFVGRGIAARFVTIELLVALVGGFSSTLLFLAFAYTEAFRLTLYLLVGVVGVLVGLEVPLLMRILRDRYDFRDVVSNVLTFDYLGALGASLLFPLVLVPRLGLVRAALLFGVVNALVALWSTWLFRDRLGARRSLWGAGALVLVALSLGMWRAGRITALAESNMYADDVILARDTRYQRIVLTAWKDDLRLFLNGHLQFSSRDEYRYHEALVHPGLAALPGARRVLVLGGGDGLAVREILRYPGVHDVVLVDLDPEMTRLFSTHPRLVALNGGSLRDPRVHVVNDDAFVWLAAHRDLFDFVVVDFPDPSNYAVGKLYTVAFYQLLARHLSRDGLAVVQSTSPLFARKSYWSIVATLREAGLATHPYHLYVPSFGEWGFVLAAARSAPYTFPDGLPAGLRYLTPREVPQLFTFATDMLPVPARVNRLNDQALVRYYDEEWSRIDR, encoded by the coding sequence GTGGAGCGTGGAGCGTGGAGCGTAGAGGAGCCGTCCGTGGCCGTCGCGCTGTTCGTCACCGTCCTCCTCATCGCCGCCTGCGGGCTCGTCTACGAGCTCGTGGCCGGCGCGCTCGCCAGCTATCTGCTCGGCGACAGCGTGACGCAGTTCTCGACGGTGATCGGGACCTATCTGTTCGCGATGGGCATCGGGAGCTGGCTGTCGCGGTTCGTGGGGCGCGGCATCGCGGCGCGGTTCGTGACCATCGAGCTGCTCGTCGCGCTCGTCGGCGGGTTCAGCTCCACGCTGCTCTTTCTCGCGTTCGCGTACACCGAGGCGTTCCGGCTCACGCTCTACCTGCTCGTCGGCGTCGTCGGCGTGCTCGTCGGGCTCGAGGTGCCGCTGCTCATGCGCATCCTGCGCGACCGCTACGACTTCCGCGACGTCGTCTCCAACGTCCTCACGTTCGACTACCTCGGCGCGTTGGGCGCCTCGCTGCTGTTCCCGCTCGTGCTCGTGCCGCGGCTGGGGCTCGTGCGCGCGGCGCTGCTGTTCGGCGTCGTGAACGCGCTCGTCGCGCTGTGGAGCACGTGGCTGTTCCGCGACCGGCTGGGCGCGCGCCGCTCGCTGTGGGGCGCGGGAGCGCTCGTGCTCGTCGCGCTGTCGCTCGGCATGTGGCGCGCCGGCCGCATCACCGCGCTGGCCGAGTCGAACATGTACGCGGACGACGTCATCCTCGCGCGCGACACGCGCTACCAGCGCATCGTGCTCACGGCGTGGAAGGACGACCTGCGGCTGTTCCTGAACGGCCACCTGCAGTTCTCGTCGCGCGACGAGTACCGCTACCACGAGGCGCTCGTCCACCCGGGGCTCGCCGCGCTCCCCGGCGCGCGCCGCGTCCTCGTGCTCGGCGGCGGCGACGGGCTCGCGGTGCGCGAGATCCTCCGCTACCCGGGCGTGCACGACGTCGTGCTCGTGGACCTCGACCCGGAGATGACGCGGCTGTTCTCGACGCACCCGCGCCTCGTCGCGCTGAACGGAGGCTCGCTGCGCGACCCGCGCGTGCACGTGGTGAACGACGACGCGTTCGTGTGGCTCGCCGCGCACCGCGACCTCTTTGATTTCGTCGTCGTCGACTTCCCCGATCCGTCGAACTACGCGGTGGGGAAGCTGTACACCGTCGCGTTCTATCAGCTCCTCGCACGGCACCTGAGCCGCGACGGCCTCGCGGTCGTGCAGAGCACCTCGCCGCTGTTCGCGCGCAAGTCGTACTGGAGCATCGTCGCGACGCTGCGCGAGGCGGGCCTCGCGACGCACCCGTACCACCTCTACGTGCCGTCGTTCGGCGAGTGGGGCTTCGTGCTCGCCGCCGCGCGCTCGGCGCCGTACACGTTTCCCGACGGGCTGCCGGCGGGGCTGCGCTACCTCACGCCGCGCGAGGTGCCGCAGCTGTTCACGTTCGCGACCGACATGCTGCCGGTGCCCGCGCGCGTGAACCGGCTGAACGATCAGGCCCTCGTGCGCTACTACGACGAGGAGTGGAGCCGGATCGACCGGTGA